One Methanobrevibacter ruminantium genomic window, CCTGGAGCAAAGATGAAATTGGTTTTTTCATAGGTTCCAGGCCCTTTTAGACCCTTATTGCTATGAATATCTGCAAAGAAATCATACTTGTTATTTATTATATGTGGAGCTGCAAACTCTTGAGCAAGAAGCTGTCCATCCATACGACCTTCTGTTTCCTCGTCAAGCTCACCAACCACATTTATATTGTAAATATAATAGGAATAGTTTAAAATGCCTTCTTTATCCCATTCAATTATTGTATCAAACAATCCTCTATGAGCCTTGCTCTCCATTGGATGCATACCAATCAAATAAGCTATTTTAATATCTGAATCAGTGTTTCCAAAAGGACCATGAAGATGAACGGTTCCCAAGTCATTTTCTCCAATCAATTCTGCATCATATAATGAAGAATCCACTTTTGCTTCATCTGTAGGCTCTTGAGGATAATCTTTCTTAATCATATTTACACATCACGTTTAAAAATTTATTAAAAATTAATTTCAGTTATTTCATAAATCAAAATTCTAAATTATCAACTACATCTACAAACTTATCCATCAAATCATAAGTTGTATTGATTGGCTCATAACAATAGGTTTCATAGTTCACAGTCGGGATTCCCGCTTGCTCTGTAGGCAATGTGATATAAG contains:
- a CDS encoding adhesin translates to MIKKDYPQEPTDEAKVDSSLYDAELIGENDLGTVHLHGPFGNTDSDIKIAYLIGMHPMESKAHRGLFDTIIEWDKEGILNYSYYIYNINVVGELDEETEGRMDGQLLAQEFAAPHIINNKYDFFADIHSNKGLKGPGTYEKTNFIFAPGFDDESTNFLNVLLDEIDELVYYAPEYRTSPPYITIPVVESGIPTIVYETYSYEPMERTYDLSEKLVKAIDNLKF